From one Lotus japonicus ecotype B-129 chromosome 3, LjGifu_v1.2 genomic stretch:
- the LOC130745668 gene encoding mitogen-activated protein kinase kinase 4-like, giving the protein MRPIQLPPPSTSATGSPGAAANNNINRDQRPQRRRKDHLTLPLPQRDTNLAVPLPLPPSGGSGGSGGSGGSGGGGGLSQLQQQLVIPFSELERLNRIGSGSGGTVYKVVHRTTGRVYALKVIYGHHEESVRRQIHREIQILRDVDDVNVVKCHEMYDHNAEIQVLLEFMDGGSLEGKHIPQEQQLADVARQILRGLAYLHRRHIVHRDIKPSNLLINSRKQVKIADFGVGRILNQTMDPCNSSVGTIAYMSPERINTDINDGQYDAYAGDIWSFGVSILEFYMGRFPFAVGRQGDWASLMCAICMSQPPEAPPTASLEFRDFIGRCLQRDPSRRLSASRLLAHPFLAQSSPHNNQPPPNLHQLLPPPPRSLSS; this is encoded by the coding sequence ATGAGGCCGATTCAACTACCACCGCCCTCCACCTCCGCCACCGGTTCCCCCGGCGCTGCCGCTAACAACAACATCAACCGAGACCAGCGTCCTCAGAGGCGCCGGAAGGACCATCTCACCTTACCGCTACCCCAGCGTGACACCAACCTAGCGGTGCCGCTTCCGCTGCCTCCGTCAGGAGGCAGCGGCGGCAGCGGAGGAAGTGGAGGaagcggaggaggaggaggtttgTCGCAGCTACAGCAGCAACTGGTGATCCCGTTCTCGGAGCTCGAGAGGCTCAACCGCATCGGGAGCGGTAGCGGCGGGACGGTTTACAAGGTGGTTCACCGCACCACCGGCCGAGTCTACGCGCTCAAGGTGATATACGGCCACCACGAGGAGTCCGTGCGGCGGCAGATCCACCGCGAGATCCAGATCTTGAGGGACGTCGACGATGTCAACGTGGTGAAGTGCCATGAGATGTACGACCACAACGCGGAAATCCAGGTTCTGCTGGAGTTCATGGATGGAGGATCCTTGGAAGGAAAGCACATCCCGCAGGAGCAGCAGCTCGCCGACGTCGCGCGCCAGATCCTCCGTGGGCTGGCGTATCTCCACCGCCGCCACATCGTCCACCGTGACATCAAGCCGTCGAACCTCCTCATCAACTCGAGGAAGCAGGTCAAGATCGCCGACTTCGGGGTTGGCCGGATCCTCAATCAAACCATGGATCCGTGCAATTCCTCGGTGGGGACGATCGCGTACATGAGCCCGGAGAGGATAAACACCGATATCAACGACGGCCAGTACGATGCCTACGCCGGCGACATATGGAGCTTTGGGGTGAGCATATTGGAGTTCTACATGGGAAGGTTTCCGTTCGCGGTTGGGAGGCAGGGTGATTGGGCTAGCTTGATGTGTGCGATTTGTATGTCTCAGCCGCCGGAGGCGCCGCCCACGGCGTCGCTGGAGTTCAGGGATTTCATTGGCCGGTGCTTGCAGAGGGACCCTTCTCGCCGGTTGTCAGCTTCCAGATTGCTTGCTCACCCTTTTCTGGCTCAGTCCAGCCCTCACAACAACCAGCCTCCTCCAAATCTTCATCAacttcttcctcctccacccAGGTCTCTTTCTTCATAG
- the LOC130745669 gene encoding (R)-mandelonitrile lyase-like, with translation MAETTTIITLPSLAMLIFFTTLFASAAQQQNQSQHHENADPTYLKMVANASSFPPEDYYDYIIIGGGTAGCPLAATLSRVSRVLLLERGAIGHGNPNLMTQEGFLSTLLISNVNDDHSPAQPFTSEEGINNARGRVLGGSSAINAGFYSRADADFFNKSGLSWDMRLVNESYEWVEREIVFTPHLRTWQSAVRDGLLEAGVGPFNGFTVDHATGTKIGGSTFDSAGTRHTAADLLNYAKPSNLKVAVHATVERVLLAASTLDSNSAIGVLYRDELGGYHHAILRERGEVILAAGAIGSPQLLLLSGIGPRSYLSSWGIPVAHHLPYVGHFLYDNPRNGITILPSVPLEHSLIQVVGITDSGSYIEAASNVVPFLASPPHSVFIRTPAPPLYLTVATLMSKISGPASSGFLRLASTDVRFNPIVRFNYFNNPVDVERCVNGTRKIGDVLRSRAMNDFKFRNRLGVRDFRFVGPALPRDQRDYGQMANFCRRTVSTIWHYHGGCVVGRVVDPQLRVIGIDSLRVVDGSVFSVSPGTNPQATIMMLGRYFGIKINRERVQTVCIRESICLEIMQECTIASVRIWH, from the exons ATGGCagaaaccaccaccatcattacCTTACCATCTCTTGCAATGCTGATATTCTTCACCACACTCTTCGCCTCCGCCGCTCAACAACAAAACCAATCTCAGCACCATGAAAATGCAGACCCGACCTACCTCAAGATGGTAGCCAACGCGAGCTCGTTTCCGCCGGAAGACTACTACGACTACATCATCATCGGCGGCGGCACAGCGGGGTGCCCACTGGCAGCAACACTGTCACGAGTCTCTCGCGTTCTGCTTCTTGAACGAGGAGCCATCGGCCACGGAAACCCAAATCTCATGACCCAAGAAGGCTTCTTGAGCACGCTGTTAATCTCCAACGTCAACGACGACCACTCCCCGGCGCAACCCTTCACCTCCGAGGAGGGCATCAACAACGCCCGCGGCCGCGTCCTCGGCGGCAGCAGCGCCATCAATGCCGGATTCTACAGCAGAGCCGACGCCGATTTCTTCAACAAATCTGGGTTGAGCTGGGACATGAGGCTCGTCAACGAGTCCTACGAGTGGGTCGAGAGGGAAATCGTGTTCACGCCGCACCTCCGGACGTGGCAATCGGCGGTTCGTGATGGGTTGCTGGAAGCAGGGGTGGGTCCCTTCAATGGCTTCACCGTCGACCACGCCACCGGGACCAAGATCGGTGGCTCCACCTTCGATTCCGCCGGAACAAGACACACCGCCGCTGATCTTCTGAATTACGCGAAACCCTCCAATCTCAAGGTGGCGGTGCACGCCACCGTCGAGAGGGTGCTTCTTGCTGCCTCAACCCTTGATTCAAATTCTGCGATTGGGGTTCTTTACCGTGACGAATTGGGGGGGTATCACCACGCGATTCTGCGGGAACGCGGTGAGGTGATTCTTGCTGCTGGTGCGATTGGGAGtcctcagcttcttcttctcagtgggatTGGGCCGAGATCTTACCTTTCTTCATGGGGGATTCCGGTGGCGCATCATCTTCCCTATGTTGGGCATTTCCTCTATGACAATCCTCGCAATGGAATCACTATTCTCCCTTCAGTTCCATTGGAGCATTCTCTCATACAGGTGGTGGGCATAACGGATTCTGGTTCTTACATCGAAGCAGCATCGAATGTGGTTCCGTTTCTTGCTTCTCCTCCCCATTCGGTCTTCATTCGCACCCCTGCGCCGCCGCTTTACCTCACCGTGGCCACCCTCATGTCGAAGATTTCAGGGCCTGCTTCTTCTGGTTTTCTCAGACTGGCTTCCACTGATGTCAGGTTTAACCCCATTGTGAGGTTTAATTACTTCAACAACCCGGTTGATGTCGAGCGCTGCGTGAATGGGACTAGGAAGATTGGGGATGTTCTCAGGAGCAGGGCTATGAATGATTTCAAGTTCAGGAACCGGTTGGGGGTGAGGGATTTCAGGTTTGTTGGACCTGCATTGCCGCGTGACCAGAGGGACTATGGTCAGATGGCTAATTTCTGCCGCCGGACGGTGAGCACCATATGGCATTACCATGGGGGCTGTGTTGTGGGCAGGGTGGTTGATCCTCAGCTTAGGGTCATTGGAATTGATTCACTTCGGGTTGTGGATGGTTCAGTGTTTAGTGTGTCGCCGGGAACCAATCCTCAGGCCACCATCATGATGCTTGGAAG GTATTTTGGGATCAAGATAAACAGAGAAAGAG TGCAAACTGTTTGCATCCGAGAAAGTATTTGTTTAGAGATTATGCAGGAATGTACAATAGCATCAGTTAGAATCTGGCACTAA